In the Acidaminococcales bacterium genome, one interval contains:
- a CDS encoding gamma-glutamylcyclotransferase — MNNTTRAKTKRYYFAYGSNCHLDQMAVRCPRAAVVGAAILLNYALELNGKTSNWGVANIRHKRGKVVNGLLWTITPECEQSLDRYEGYPHLYEKRKVTVYAEDGTPYRAMAYVMTAAHSKPALPSKLYYQGIMEGFRQNRIPSAPLKAALEETYSKMMGGLGK; from the coding sequence ATAAATAACACAACAAGAGCAAAAACAAAGCGTTACTATTTCGCATACGGGAGCAACTGCCATCTGGATCAGATGGCAGTTCGCTGCCCCAGGGCGGCAGTTGTCGGCGCGGCCATATTACTGAACTACGCGCTTGAACTCAACGGAAAGACAAGCAACTGGGGGGTGGCGAACATTCGACATAAGCGCGGCAAGGTTGTTAACGGCCTCTTATGGACGATTACGCCAGAATGTGAACAAAGCCTCGACAGATATGAGGGCTACCCGCATTTGTATGAAAAGCGCAAGGTCACGGTTTATGCCGAGGATGGAACGCCGTACAGGGCGATGGCTTACGTCATGACCGCCGCGCACAGCAAACCAGCGCTTCCCTCGAAACTGTATTACCAAGGGATTATGGAGGGCTTCCGGCAAAACCGCATTCCCAGCGCGCCGCTAAAAGCCGCGCTTGAAGAAACCTATAGCAAAATGATGGGGGGACTTGGAAAGTGA